A stretch of DNA from Anopheles ziemanni chromosome 3, idAnoZiCoDA_A2_x.2, whole genome shotgun sequence:
CTAATTAAATCTAAAGAAATAGATGAAACAAACCCTACGCAAACCCTCAGcacaaactgttttgtttctctaAACCCTATACACAAACGTTAGGTCCTATACACAATCATAAGTCATACAGAAATGTTTACTTCCCTAAGTAGGTAGATGTACAATTTTGAATCAGTTGTATTGCAAAACGGATAGAAAAGTCGCATCAGCGGACATAAAACGTAACatttaagaaaataataatagtacGGATATTCTTCGTGATTATGAATAGGTGTATAGTAGTCAATTTGGTCAGGATGTAAAACCGTGACCACCCACAACACCACGCGGATGGTGTTGTTTCAGGTCACATGGTCGTCAGTGAGTACAGTGGTCAAGTTTTCTATGGTATAAAATGGTAGCTGTCCGTATATGGAACCGTGGTCagatgttaaaaaaatatttagaaaacTTGGCAGATTtgggaaaaatgttccaaGACATAAACACAAATTTTCCACACAAAATTCAGATAATTAGATACAAACTTTTTGACTAATAACAACGAACATAATATTCGCGCAGTTGTATGTTgtgtatgaaaaatataagaaattataacattgaaaaaaagaagtagaaaaaaacttCACTAAACAAAGCAGCGTTATCGCAAATGTCCCAAATCAGCGGTGTATAAAACAAATGGACAGTATGAGTTTGAACtagactaaaaaaaaaaaatataataacttTTCCAAAATTAATTAGAAAAGCAGGCCTGAATGGACCATTCTTCGCACACATACTGTTCAGCCTACTTAAACGTAAATCTACTTTCAGCCTAAATTACTATACGAttaatgtgtgtttgttcttttgtttgtggaggaggagggatcgcttatcctttttttctcccgttaATTTTTCTTATACACTTTTCCGGCACTTCTTAACTCTGCGATTGGCCGCCTCGAATGGAGCGACATGGGGGAAGTGCCTGTTGCACCATGGCAATCAGATGAAGGGAAATAGTTTGCAAATCTTTCGCAAAGACATCTAAATCCAAATATTTTgtcaaacacacacgcggcTCACTCAGCCATTTCCCGACAGTCGCAAGAACAACCTCCGTGGGAAAAAAAGCGTGTGGAGAGCAGGACAATGGTGGCGGTTGTGTACGACAAGTGAATATGTATGCataggtgtgtttgtgtgttgtgtgtgtctgGATATGGAACAAGACGGTTAATTAGGCTTGACTAACCTTTCAATTTTACGTTTATCGGCTTCGTTGACGCCGATGCGCTTGTCCAGACGGTCGAAAATGCGTGACTTCTTGCCCTGCGActgttgctgatgatgatgatggtggtaatGGTGGGATGTCGCTGCATTTTCCCGCTCCTTCTTCTCCGCCATCGGCTTCAGTACGATCCTGCGACTGCTTCCACCTCCGctgatggtgttgttgttgctgctgctgctgctgctgctagttCCGGTTACGGCGTTCCGTTCCCTCGAAATGCTGCCCGCTCCACCCGTGCCAGTCAGGCTGGACGAAGTCGCCGGTACCACGGCGGTCGGTGCACTTGTGGTGGTGACCTGGCTGGAGGAGGTCGTCACCTTCGGTCTCGTCGGCATCGGCTCCGGGGTCGGTTCCCGCAGGAGCAACTCCTCGAGTAGATCCAACTCGACGGCTTCCGAGTTGAGCTCGCTGTTTTTGCGCTGCCGGCTTCCCAACTCGTCGTCGTTAGAGTGGGGCTGCTCAACTTCCGCCGGCCGTGATCGACTGCTCGCGTTACTTTGTGAACGGTCGTCGGCCGGCTGGCGACGTGACTCCTCCGGTGCcggttctgttttctttttcaatattattttcttatccGTCACGACCAGCGGCGTTAGCTTTGGCGGAGTGTTCTCCTGAGGTTTACTCtcctgcaaaaacaaaaaataaaatccaacgGATCGCATAAGTATTGTAACGAAATATTGCTTTATCCGTAGGTAAATCCGTAAGTAAAAGTTCGTTAGTTTAAATGGCATTCTTAATCACATCCCATGACAGtaagaaaatcaacaaatgaCTGATATTTTATGGAAAAATCACTTCAACACACTATTCAGCAATGATTAGATATAATTTAGTGCGGCGTGTTTTTGCTAAAATATTCTTTTGCGCCTCCACAATCGCCAGAAGAGCAACTCATTACAACTAATAGGTCATTCCAACTAATTTACGTAGATGGTGTTGATTGTCAATTACTTTGAAAAGACTGTAAATGATTTCAAAGAAACAAGCATAACAAGCAATTGTTCAGGATAAGCCACTTAGAAATGTTTTTAGTCTTTGCATTACACTAATGAATCAACAAACTCAACCTGATGCTGATATTTTGGATTAGTTATAATAACTTACATTAGCCCGGTTCTTGAGCTTCTCTTCTGCTGCCCGCTTTCGGCGCATCTCTTTCTCGCGCAACATCTTTTCCCGTGTGgctttttgcttttcaatCTCCATGCGGTAGGCCCTCGTTTCCgggtcttcgtcgtcgtcatgtCGCTGCAAATAAGATTAGGAAGCAACATTAGACCCAAGCCGTGTCAGGGGAAAACCTTTTCAAGTTCACTTACATCATGATTACCGCGATGGTTTTCTCCATAATCGCCACTCTTTCGGCGTTTCGGGTACCTGCTGTCATCGTCCCGGTCACGGCTGGCGTTGCGGCTGCGCGGAAAGTTTCTCCTTGGACGTCCCAGCTCCCGGTCCCGGCTTCCCGCCCGTTCCCGGTGGCGTCGCGGTGAATACTCTCGATCGCGCTCCCTATCACGGGATCTCGGTCTAAGCTCCCGTTCCCGCTCGCGTTCTCGAGACCGCTCGCGCGATCGTGGCCGTGGATCACGGTCCCGTTCGCGTTCCCGCTCACGCAGCTCTCGTTCACGTTCCCGCTCCCGGGAACGCTCGCGTTCACGCGAACGTGCTCGATCCCGCTCGCGCTCACGTTCGCGATCACGTTCACGATCGCGCTCCCGAGACGGTGACCGCTCGTGTCGGCGCTTTTCCACCTCGATCCGGTTCTTGTTAATAAACTCCTCCTGCTGCCGCAGCAGCTCGTCGTCGCTGACCACACGCGGGGGTCCGACGCTTGCCACAAACTGGGGGTTCAGAGCTGCGTCGCGCATAAGCTGATCTGCAATGTTTAGATTTGACAAAACCATTGATACCTGCATCCCAAAAACGAGGCCTAAACGCCTCGAGCCATTCGATCGGTAGCGTGCGTTCTTCTTCTTACATTACTATAATTGCGTCGTAACCATGGATAggaaatgttaccaaaaaataaactcacAAAATCAGAACAACACCATCCACAGCACAGCTGTCCaggaaaaataattacatCCCCCAGCAACTGGAAACACCATTCCGAGACCAGCAGGTAAAAATACGGAAAACTTTGCATGAAAACGCCATAAATAAGTACCAATATACTCCATttataaacatttcatttcgtATTCGgtacaataaacaaaaaaaaaaacaaataacgatTTAACAATATACAACAATGATGTGCGTAGTAAAAACGTTTGTAAAAAGGGTATCTTACAGCTATACCTTACACTACATTACTAATGTTGCGCATAATACTGATCGTAAACATCgttaacaaatattaatattctatcatttgttttgatcttttttttaactcaGTCTGGTTCAGTTCAGTTCAGTAGTTAACTTTAGGTTTGTTGAGTATTTCACATAGGTTTCAATACCCGGAACGCTTTCGGGATTGAATCGGAATTACATTACTGTTGAGGAAAATACCACGCGACAAGACATTGATGTACGTGAGAAAACACTTTAGACAAATAGAAGAAATTGCGCTTATTCATTTCAGAGTATTATTTTCATTCGCTCGTAATTGATGTTAAACCCTGATGAATTCGTTTCGTCGTTAAGCCGGCCCAAGCACCATAAACGCAATATGAATTATATTTAACTTCAACTGCTTTTTTCCTTGATGCTCCTATACAATGTTAAACCAAAACACTTATCGTTTCGGTAATTGCTATCCACCTTGGAACTGTTAAAACGGCATCATTCATGAAACAGATCATGGATTTGATGATGCAGTACAATTTCTTCATGAAAATATCTTGTTGGTtcgtttaaattgtttgacaTTTCTCGTTTCTTTCTTTACGTGTAGTCTAGGCACATGAGACTTCTAAAGCTAACTTGTAGATTTTCGGGTTCGATCTAGGAACATGAAGAAGTGCATGAACACTCAAACTACCAAGCTTTGAAATATCCTAGCAAAGTGAATTGATTgtaaaatgataaataaagTGTTACATTAGCATTGCTAAACTTGCAATTCACACGATTGATTATAAAGTAGAGAAAAGTATTACGATcctatttttagttttgtaaAAGAGCACGCTTGAATGGCATTtgtatttaaacaaatatagTATGAAAACAATTCGTATGATTGTGCAAGAATTTCATAAATCGACGACTTTGATACAGGATGACTCAAAAATGGTAGTTTGAGTGTAAAACTAACAAGACAAAGCTTCGTATACTCACTCTTAACCGCTTCGACGCCACCTTTAAAATTAGGGTTGATGAGAACTTTTTGCGGGAAAGCAGCAACGGCGGCCGGCGTCTGGATAATGACCTTGTTCGTTGCACTCGCTGCACTTCCACCTCCGACGGTCATGGGATCGAACGTACCGGAAAGTAGCGACTGTGGGGCCCCGCCAGCGTTCGTCGATGCAGCGAGGGAGCCCACCGATTGCGGAGGAACTCCTGGTCCAGTCGCGGGAGCATACGGTCCGTTCGGGCCTGCAGCAATCCCAGGAGCACCCTGTACTGGTCCAGTGCTTCCTCCGCCGGCCGGTCCATTTGGTGGTCCATTCGAGCGAAACATCTGTGGCCCATTCGCTCCACCACCCCCAAGCGGGTGCTGACGCATTCCACCTGCCTCGAAGCCATGGTGTTCGCCGGGTCGCATCGACCGAACCATATCATATCGCGGGTGGCCCCGTGGCGGGAAACCACGGTGAGGTCCTAGCATTCCCATACCCTGCGGCATGTGTCCCGGCGGACCAACCACTCCCGGGTGCATGCCAGGAcctggatgttgctgaaagtTCATTCGTCCAGGCATACCACGGAATGGATTCATGTCGCCGGGAAAGTTGGGACGAACGGGAAACCGTGGCCTATGGACACCCTGCCGGAAATCCATCCGTGCACCAGGATGTTGCAGCGGGCCACCGAAGCTATTCGGACCTTGCAGACCGAGAAGACTGGGAGCGCCCATACCGGAATGTggtggttgttgctgctgcggagGCAAGAGCGGATGCTTCATGCCCGGCTTGCCGTATTGTCCCGGCCCGCGGTTCATGCCCGTTCCAGGTGGACcatgctggtgttgctggccTTGCGACGACATTGGGTGCCGCATGTCGCCCTTGGTCTCATTCTTCCAGCCACGCTTTTCACTCGACTCATCCGTATCGTACGAGGGATCGAGCTCCTGGGTGCTCGTGTAAGAATCCAACACATCCTCCGTGGACGTGGTATCACACTGTTGGCTGGCGGCGATAGTGCTCCGACTCGAACGTTGTGTTCCACCGCTCGAAGTCATCGGGGACGTAGTGTCGCTCTCCGCCTTGGAACGTAGCGGTGATGCGTAGATGGTGGAAGCGTTCGGACCATCTTCCCGCGAGAGATGAGACGGTCTCTGTGGCTGACTCTGGTTCGAATCGGTCACAGATACGTTCACTTCCTGGCTGTTTAAAATAATCGCACCACTCGCAGTTGTTTCAAGTTCAGCCTCGGTCGTCGAAGGCATCGTCGTTTCTACGCAACTCGCATCCACATCTCGTTCCACTGCCGTGGCTTGGCTAGTTTGTTTAACATTGCTCGCAACGTTATTTTCAACGTGTGGCTGACTCTGTTCAACAGAAGGATTAGCATCAACCACCGCCGCCGCTTGGGCGTGTGTTTCACGAACGGTTTCACTAGTATTGTTCACCGCAGGCTCAGCGTGTTGTTGTTcctttgtgtctgtgtgccgGCGCACAAGCTCGCCCGATTTCCGGTCATCTTTTCGATGCGGCTCGCTACTGCCGGCATTAGACTGTTCACTTTCTTTAGTTGCGAGCTGTTTGCTCACCCACTCTTCCGTTTCGCTCAGCAGAAACTCCTCGTCCTGCTGGTCCAGTTTGATGCCACCCTCTGCGAGGTTTGCATGAAACGAAAATACATCATAAAACACAATGCCGACAAAGTGACAGGGAAAATATCGATTGATGGTATATCCTCTTACCTTCATCGGACAGCAAAAGCTCATCCTCGTTAAGGATGACAGGATCGTCATTGCCCAAGTCATAGGTAAGTAAATCCTCACTGTAGGTGCGGAGCGACGGGAAGggagaaaaagtaaacaaaaaatattattcattcattcaacttATATACACTAGTAGACAGAAACCCAGTATTTTCATGCACATCAATTTCACAATGCGGTCCTTGATGGGTGAACAAAATAAAGCCACAAAAACTTCACCGAAGCCGAATAGGACGGCTTCTTTACGAACACCATGTGTACCAGACGGGGAAAAAGAAGCCACTTTTAGAATCGAGTTTTAACCGTGCCACCACAGATCAATCCATACACTTTTACTTCCATCGTGCGCACCATTGGCCATAGTTGATGGTGGCGATACGATTGAATGGTGAAAATTTGgcaaaactatgaaaatagTGGTTTAATTGCAGGAAAAAATTCACCCTCAAACTTACTTCGTTTCCGACATTTTTAGTCACATAGATGTTTTGACAGCTGCTGTCAGCTTGCTTGCCCAAGCGTACCAAGGAGACACAGAACGAGGTAACTTCTACGTATTTTGACAGTTGGCACCATTTCGACATTTTGAATACCTGTCGAAAAATATACGTTATTTCAACGAATGTTCGTAACGGCGTCGTAGATTCATGGGCATGTAATAAgaatcataaaaaaatgaaacacgcaGTATCTAATCACTTACGATTAATGTATTTCGCATGGAAGTAAAATAGTATTTTATGATTATCTAGCTTAATACAGTTTGTCCATGACGGCAGCAAAAATTTGCCAAAATAATTTtctcacaaaacaaaataattcctCCACAAGACATTTGTGCGTATTGTTCTGGCCCTCCCATTTCCTGCACTATTCATCCACAGAGCAGAGGGCCGCCTGGCGTCAGGaaaatttttctcgtttccttCGAACCGTCGAGGCCACGTTGTCGCTTAGTTGGCGCGACTGCACGGAGTCAGTGTTGAGGAACGGATTTTCCGGGCAGCACAAATCAATGTACTTCCTCGGAACGAACCAGTCCAAAAAGCGTAATATTAGATGGCACAACGAGATGACTAGTACAAAGGGCCACACGCCACTTCGCAGGCAGCtgcaaaaataaagtaaatcgTTACGGAGATAAATTATAGAATAACCCTGACTAAAACCTTACTTTTTCATCATTAAATCCAATGAGCTGGGGGCCTCCCGTAAAGCTGTTTTGTAAACCTTCTCCGTACGTTCAGTAACGTTGTTCCAGTTGTACAGATTGGCCACGATTTGGTTGCGCTCGAAGGCACACATCCCCGAGTAGGTCGTTTTCGAGGGCGTTGGTGTGAGACCGTCGATGGACCCGTTCATGTATCTGCTACTAGTGATTTGCTTCTTTTCCATCTCCCGTGCAATGGCCTCCCGAAGCCCCCGGTACACAGAATCTACCGTTGGCTCGGTGAGGATGATCAGGCTAGAAGGAAGCACCTCCGGAATGCCACCAACTCGGGTCGACACAACCTGCAAACCGCAGGCTGCGGCCTCTACTATCGCCATGCAGTACGCTTCCGTCAGGGAGGTGTTGAGAAAAATGTGCCCCTGTACCAGCACGTCCCGCACTTTGGCGTGCTCCAGCGCACCGAGCATTACGACCCGATCTTGTATGTTGTTACGTTCCCGGATTTCCTCCAGCAGCGCTCGCTTGGGTCCATCACCACCGATGATAAAGTGCACGTTTGGGAGATGCTTTAGTTTTGGAAGAATGCCGGCCAGTAAGTCAATGCCTTTTCGATACACTAGGCGTGAAACCACAACCACATTAACTAAAAAAAGAATCAGATTAAAGTTATGTTTTAAGCAAACCTGAAATGCAGAGACATTACTTGTTTCATCATCATTCGGCCTACGACATGGGTTTGGCGTAAAGTATGTCGTATCGACTGCATTTGGTATCACGGAGACTTTATCCTGGTGGACCTTTGCACGAAGTACGGTGTTTTCTTTACCTGCAAAGACAATTGGTTACTTCAATCAGTCAGTCTCTAGAATACCTCACAACCAGATCTTACCCGTGTGGGACACGCAAATACAGTGGTTGCAATTGGCGAGAGAAATTTCCAAAAACTTGTTGGTTACCACGGCCGATAGGTCAGCAAATCCGAATAAACTGTGGTCGGTAAATACGGACTGGAATGGAGGTGAATGGTACATCCCGGCTATGATGTTATAGTTTGCTTCGAGTAGAAGATAACGACGGTACGGTTTACCTACCCTCAAACCTAGTAATTGTGCCACGTTCATAGTTTCATGTGCTAGCGTGCTGAATGCCGAATGTCCGTGTACGATCTCGATCTGTTCTCGCAGCAGGATGTACCGTATGAGGGGAACGTTGCAGATCATCGTTGGCAGCACCACCTGATTGTAGAACACTTTGATTGGAATGTAGTACACTTTTAGCCCATTGGTCATGTACCGGATACCCTTGCGGTCGCCGTACGAGTGGGTTACGATAATCACTTTATGTCCACGGGCCAGCAGGCACTGGGACAGGTTGAAAATATGCTCTTCAACTCCACCCATGTTTGGGTAAAAAAAGTCCGATGCCATGCTGAGgagataaaataaacacaatcaCCCCGGTTAAAGTAGTAAATAACTGCTTGGCCTACCAATTTGCTCAATTTTACTTACCATATTCTCATAGTTGTTTCATATACTCTTTTATCCGGTCAGCAACCATCCAAAATATCCTTCGCAAAAGTATCGTGTTCAGtggtgtttatgttttgtttttatcttcatgtttttttcttttcgcgctTTGACAGAACTGGCAGTAATTGCACACTAGATTAAACACTCTTGTAAGTggacaaaattattttttaaaaccatAGTCGTGGTTTGAAATGCAATTTCAACCATATtctttaataataataaaaaacccaTAAAATGTTATAAATCATTTACCTTTAAGATGCTTGATGAGGTTTTCATTGGCAGagttaaaataacaaaaaaaataatgaagtaaCAAATAGGCCTATTTGCCGTTGGTATTTATGCtactttacaaaacaaaagatataCTTTGGTGAGGCGACAATACACGTTTCCTAAAACAAAGGCCAGATAAGCGATCCgtaaatttatatattttggGACAATATGATATAAAACTGCtgtaaattaatgtttttaaagtactTGTATCCACGTGATGTTTATTAACAGTGGCATATAATTTTATGCATATTAAAACATGGTTAAATCTTATTCCAATTTTCTCGCCGAACAGGAAAACCAGTGGGCCGACCGGACTTTACTAACCCGTGCATTGTGTTCGAGCCATTGAGttaccgcaaaaaaaaatgcttcgaaagtTAACAACCATAGTTTACATTCGGGGATCCGCGACAGTCGAGCGGTGACGCCGGTTAGAACATCAGCCCATGAGccccggggctcaccacctcgacggcgtgggttcgaatcccaaccgagaccgcaGACCCCatggaaacaagtctcgtaaccccttaacgggcaggcatgaccaagaggacGTTACGCCaaatagaagaagaagaagaagaagaagaagaagtttacACTACAATAAGTATCTGTGTATTTAATACTGTACTGGTTCGAATCCCGactgagaccggaccctcccctgtatgagaggactgactgttcacgtacaacagggaaacaagtctcataagcccttaacgggcaggcatgaccaagaggtcgttacgccgaACGCCGTTAAAAAATGTTATACtcaaaattgtaaaacaaattagATTTGATTTCCCATTATCTTCTTCCTTGGCTTGAATATCGTTCACGTTCGGCCACATTTACCCCGTGAAGCCCACATTTACCATACTTACCCTTGAtttgtgaatatttttcaatacgGGTCTAATTGTAAGCctgatgttatttttttatttgaatatcaataatttatttttattgcattttcaaaaaaaaaactcgtttCCCTTTATGTTTACTCGTGGTTTTAAAATATacctttttgttgttttacttgCGTTTTCTGCAGCAGGAGATTTTCTAGCAAAACggacattttcatttccttagttgtttttttttgtcggtcTCTACTGTGtcttttcattgatttccttcttCTCGTGCGTAACCCGTGCGAGCTGCGAGCGTGAACCCTTAGGGCAGTTGGACAACCGTCAGCACGGTGCCAGCCCATTCGATAAGTGCGAAAATGATATTTCGTTCACTGTTTCTTCCCGTTATTTGCTGTCCTACCGCACACCGCTTCAATGTCGTATGACTTAAGAGAAATAAATCtaaaatatgtatatttatatattacCTAACCGGAAATAGAagaggaaacaaaataaaataaacagattTATACGTACAGACatgtatatataatatataacACTACACCTCAATACAATCCATCTAACGGaagagaataaaaacgaacgataaaaaaaggaagagatAATTGTACCACGGAGCTTGCGACCATCCCGACGATTTAGTATAATAAGTAAGTTTAGATGGAATTACAATAATTCAGCTACACATGTTGCACTGTCTTCGCATCCGATTCGCATCCGCATTTACCCTGTGGTGTGCTATCGTATTTATCCCGTCACTTCTCTTCCACATCACTCCACTACCTTGCCCGGCGTTACTACAATGTTCCGTCAATACTCATGATTACATGCTCACGACATTATTaatgcttttttcttccttagagtgtttgtatgtgcttGTTTGAAACAGCTCATAAGAGAAATGATTTCCATCACTCAATTGCAATTCTTCACCATCTAACATCTGCTTGGATCATCCCACAGCTTGTGTACTTCCTTCTGTTTATTTAATATTCTAGCGTACTTTTCTGTCCTGCTACCGGATAGCTGCTCAATTTGCTATTATAACGGAAcctagaaaaataattttggagTACAAAATCAATCGAGCAACATGCACTATTAACATTCATTATGGGCGCTTTTTCCTATCAACAAAGCACATTcgacccccctcccccacctccCGTCATCCTTCTTTGTTTAATTCCAAAAGTAAAAAGGACTTGAAAACAGGAACAACATACGGGCTATACAACTTGACTATCCGTTCCACGGTACTGTGTGTCCCCACGTCATATCTTCTATTACCCGCGCTCTCTATGGTTCGCCAATGCATGATCTACCTTTGTTTCTGTCAACATTTTTTTGGAAACGAAAACCAGAACCAGGCAAGTCACTATCAACTGTCCTTCTCTCTGGGCAGGATTGTTTCATGTGTTTTCTGGTGCATCGTCCGCCCGCTCCAAAATGGCCGACCGTTGAGGGTATCAACCACCAGGACAAGCTCTTCGAGAGACGGAACTGGTCTACGTTAGGAGTTTTGTGGTGGTCTATGTGTCTCTGTGCGTGCGTGGGACCACGTCCTCGTCCACGCGGAGGAGAACGTACGTCTTTATGGCAACATGTTCCTTCTTCTAGCTTTTCTATCGGTTACCCAAACGGCCGAAGCTTAGCGTCAGTGCCCGAGGgcgttttgtttcattgttcCGTGGCCcttgttattattttctagCGAGTGTTGCATGATCGTGTATATTTATATGATAAAATTGACCATAAAATCGTGTTATTtatcaatgaagattcattcgTACTGTTCGTGTGTTGCCTCGGTTCCGGGCGACCACGTGCTACCCCTCATCCTTCGCGTGGTTCCTCGTGTTCAGCGTAGTCATTGTAGTGTTGTATTATTTCTGTTCGAATCTCTCTCGTACCTGGTTTTCATGGTGTAAATGACTGCTTTCAATTAGTTGTGTTATTTGTATACTCCTAGTCTAGCTTTTGTTCTAAGTCTTCTATCCTTTCCTATGTTTTTGCCAGTTTGCTGCCCTTTACTTTTTCCaacactcgtttcgtaatgcTACGCTTCTAGCGTTTTTCACGATCCACCAATGTTTGAGTTCAATATTCCTTGCCGGCTAACTTGTGGGTTGTACAGTCACACATACGcacgcacacagacacacgctccttcacacatacactcaagcaaacacacacgcacacacacaatcgcACTGTTCAAACGGTACgatattttcgtttgttttgagttTGAGAATTTTATAATAACATTCTACATTCAGATTCACGATTCAATTGAGAAGGAGCGAAGAAATCGTTCGAAAGaagtttcatttccatttgcaaTTCTTTATCCCTTGTTTTGCTGTTGaatatttggtttgtttgataGATTTCCCGCAAACCTGCTTGCCTGCTCAATTTCCATGCCTTTTTCCGTATGTTATCGAGGCgttattgtgtttgtgtaAATGGGTtatagaaaaggaaaacaataaaacggtTGAGTGATTCAGAGTGGTTAACGTGCGGTATATTGAATTATGTTCGTGATTGCTAAACAGTCCCAGGGAAAGAGACCGCTAAAATtcagttttcccttttgcttgttttgtttaataatGTTTCCTATTGTTAAATTTGGTATATGTCCTACTAGTTTTATCCTACGTTTCatgcttttttatgtttttttgttttcttttgttctgttACCCTTTTTTAGCAGTTTGAATTATTCGTACAtgttcattttttgttgttgtttgtttttcttctctctacCATGTCGTCTTTGAGCTAGTAtagttttttgtgtttatctTG
This window harbors:
- the LOC131289423 gene encoding serine/arginine repetitive matrix protein 1-like produces the protein MSETNEDLLTYDLGNDDPVILNEDELLLSDEEGGIKLDQQDEEFLLSETEEWVSKQLATKESEQSNAGSSEPHRKDDRKSGELVRRHTDTKEQQHAEPAVNNTSETVRETHAQAAAVVDANPSVEQSQPHVENNVASNVKQTSQATAVERDVDASCVETTMPSTTEAELETTASGAIILNSQEVNVSVTDSNQSQPQRPSHLSREDGPNASTIYASPLRSKAESDTTSPMTSSGGTQRSSRSTIAASQQCDTTSTEDVLDSYTSTQELDPSYDTDESSEKRGWKNETKGDMRHPMSSQGQQHQHGPPGTGMNRGPGQYGKPGMKHPLLPPQQQQPPHSGMGAPSLLGLQGPNSFGGPLQHPGARMDFRQGVHRPRFPVRPNFPGDMNPFRGMPGRMNFQQHPGPGMHPGVVGPPGHMPQGMGMLGPHRGFPPRGHPRYDMVRSMRPGEHHGFEAGGMRQHPLGGGGANGPQMFRSNGPPNGPAGGGSTGPVQGAPGIAAGPNGPYAPATGPGVPPQSVGSLAASTNAGGAPQSLLSGTFDPMTVGGGSAASATNKVIIQTPAAVAAFPQKVLINPNFKGGVEAVKNQLMRDAALNPQFVASVGPPRVVSDDELLRQQEEFINKNRIEVEKRRHERSPSRERDRERDRERERERDRARSRERERSRERERERELRERERERDRDPRPRSRERSRERERERELRPRSRDRERDREYSPRRHRERAGSRDRELGRPRRNFPRSRNASRDRDDDSRYPKRRKSGDYGENHRGNHDRHDDDEDPETRAYRMEIEKQKATREKMLREKEMRRKRAAEEKLKNRANESKPQENTPPKLTPLVVTDKKIILKKKTEPAPEESRRQPADDRSQSNASSRSRPAEVEQPHSNDDELGSRQRKNSELNSEAVELDLLEELLLREPTPEPMPTRPKVTTSSSQVTTTSAPTAVVPATSSSLTGTGGAGSISRERNAVTGTSSSSSSSNNNTISGGGSSRRIVLKPMAEKKERENAATSHHYHHHHHQQQSQGKKSRIFDRLDKRIGVNEADKRKIERLVKPN
- the LOC131287350 gene encoding phosphatidylinositol N-acetylglucosaminyltransferase subunit A, whose product is MRICMASDFFYPNMGGVEEHIFNLSQCLLARGHKVIIVTHSYGDRKGIRYMTNGLKVYYIPIKVFYNQVVLPTMICNVPLIRYILLREQIEIVHGHSAFSTLAHETMNVAQLLGLRSVFTDHSLFGFADLSAVVTNKFLEISLANCNHCICVSHTGKENTVLRAKVHQDKVSVIPNAVDTTYFTPNPCRRPNDDETINVVVVSRLVYRKGIDLLAGILPKLKHLPNVHFIIGGDGPKRALLEEIRERNNIQDRVVMLGALEHAKVRDVLVQGHIFLNTSLTEAYCMAIVEAAACGLQVVSTRVGGIPEVLPSSLIILTEPTVDSVYRGLREAIAREMEKKQITSSRYMNGSIDGLTPTPSKTTYSGMCAFERNQIVANLYNWNNVTERTEKVYKTALREAPSSLDLMMKNCLRSGVWPFVLVISLCHLILRFLDWFVPRKYIDLCCPENPFLNTDSVQSRQLSDNVASTVRRKREKFS